Genomic DNA from Geothermobacter hydrogeniphilus:
CGGCTATGCAGCGGAAAGCGCGCCTTGTCGACACGGAAAATCCCGGCGCAATATTGCGAAATTCTATGAGTTACAGGGTACTAGGCCGCCTTTCCGCACTGTTCGTGGTATGCTGAAAAGGTCTCCCTCGGAGGTGCGTATGGACTTTCCCGAACTGCCCATGCCGGTACTGTTTCTCATCTTCCTCTGGTTGTTTCTGCTGATCGGCTTTGTTCCGCTCTGGAAAAAGGCGCGGGCAAAGATGCGTCAACTTCGTAAGGAACGTGGCGCGGCGGCGGGACTGCCGGAGGATCACTGGCACACCGAACAGAATGATCCCGCCCTTTCCGTGTCCGGCGGCCTGAGTGACTACGAAGCCCTGGTTCTCAGGAAGCTGGCGCAGACGGGTGGGAAGGGTCTGTCGCGCAGACAGTTGCGCGCCGAGCTGTTTATGGAGCAGAGCATTTTCGCAGCAACTCTTGAATCCCTGAACCGGCGCGGCATGATCAGCATCGGCCTGACCATCTGGCGCGGCGTGCGTTTTCAGTTGACCCGCAGGGGATTTGACTACGCCGTTGCCCAGGGGTTTGTTCCCATCCTGCGCAGCTGAACACATTCAGGAATCCTGTCCTTCTCCTGTCGGTATGCTTTTTCGGATAAAATATCCAAAAATGGGTAAAATAACGGTTCGCATGACTCGGTTTACATGCGGAACCTTCCTGATTCCGGCAGGTTGAGAGTTGTGGCCGGATGGCATTGTCGTTGCTCTTGTCATGAATGGCCTGACCATCCGTGCCATCCACGTCGAAGGAGTAAGCATCATGTCGCACGTCGAAACGATTGTCTCCCCGCAGCGCAAGCCGGCCGCCGAGGGAAATTTCTATCCCGATAACGGCAATCCGATCGGGCCGGGGATGAACCCGCGCATCCAGCGGCTGCGCAAGCTCTCGGTCGAGACCGAGCCGAGTCTGTCGATCGAGCGGGCGCTGCACGAGACCGCTTTCTACAAGGAGAACTATGGCAAATACGCGATACCGGTGCTGCGGGCGCTCAATTTTCTCGATCACTGTCAAAAGAAGACCATCTATATCGGCGACGATGAGCTGATCGTCGGTGAGCGCGGGCCGAAACCGAAAGCGGTACCGACCTTTCCCGAGCTGACCTGCCACAGCGTCGAAGACTTCCAGATCCTGCGCAGCCGCGAGCAGCAGCGCTACACCATCAGCGATGAGGATATTGAAACCTATGCCCGCGAGGTGATTCCCTACTGGCAGGGCCGCACGGTGCGGGAGCGGATTTTCAGCCATGTGCCGGATGAGTGGCGGGCCGCCTACCAGGCCGGGCTGTTCACCGAGTTCATGGAACAGCGCGCGCCGGGGCATACGGCGCTGGACGGCACCATCTACCAGTGCGGGATGCTCGATTTCAAGCGGCGCATCGCCGAGCGGATCGTCGCCCTCGATTTTCTGCACGATCCCGAGGCGACCGACAAGCTGGAGGAACTGAAGGCGATGGAGATCTCCTGCGACGCGGTGATCCTGTTCGCTGAACGACATGCCGAACGGGCCGAGCAGATGGCGGAGGAAGAGGTTGATCCGCAGCGTGCCGCCGAACTGCGCGAAATCGCCCGCGTCTGCCGCAAGGTGCCGGCGCACAAGCCCGACAGCTTCCACGAGGCGATCCAGATGTACTGGTTCGTGCATCTCGGCACCATTACCGAGCTGAACGGCTGGGACGCCATGAATCCCGGTCATTTCGATCAGCACCTGGCGCCCTTCTACGCGAGGGAGATCGCCGCAGGAACCCTGACCCGCGAGCAGGCCAAGGAGCTGCTGTGCTGTTTCTGGATCAAGGTCAACAATCATCCGGCGCCGCCCAAGGTCGGCATCACCGCCCGCGAGAGCGGTACCTATAACGATTTCACCAATCTCAACATCGGCGGCATCACCGCTGACGGCAGGGACGGTGTCAGCGAGGTTTCCTACATCATGCTGGAGATCATCGAGGAGCTGCATATTCTGCAGCCGGGCAACGCGGTGCATGTCAGCCGGGTGACTCCGGATCGTTTCCTGGAAGCGGCCTGCCGGGTGATCCGTCAGGGGCACGGCTATCCCTCGGTCTTCAACCCCGACATCTACGTGGTCGAACTGCTGCGCCAGGGGAAATCGCTCAGGGATGCCCGCGAGGGAGGCTGCAGCGGCTGCATCGAGGTCGGCGCCTTCGGCAAGGAGGCCTTTATCCTCACCGGTTACCTGAACGTGCCGAAGATTCTCGAAATCACCCTCAACAACGGCGTCGATCCCCTGACCGGCAAACGGGTCGGCATCGAGACCGGCGATCCGCGGGACTTCGAGAGCTATGAGGATCTCTACGCCGCCTTCGTCAGGCAGCTGAACCATATTGTCGACCTGAAGATCCGGGTCAGCAACTACATCGACCGGATGTTCGCCAGGTACGCCCCGGCGCCCTTCCTTTCGGTGGTGATCGCCGACTGCATCGACAAGGGGCGCGACTACTACGGCGCCGGCCCGCGCTACAACACCAACTACATCCAGTGCACCGGGCTCGGCACCGTCACCGACAGTCTCTCGGCTTTGAAGACCCATGTCTTCGAGCAGCGGACCTGCAGCATGGATCAGCTGCTGGCGGCGCTGGCGAAGAATTTCGAGGGGGAGGAGTTCCTGCGCCAGACCCTGGTCAACAAGACTCCCTGCTTCGGCAACGACGACGACCGCGCCGATGATATCGCCCTGCAGGTCTATGCCGACCTGCTCAAGGCCATCGACGGCAAGCCGAACACCAAGGGAGAGAGCTTCCACCTCAACATGCTCTCGACCACCTGCCATATTTACTTCGGCAAGATGCTCGGCGCCACCCCCAACGGCCGCCTGGCCGGCAAGTCGATTTCGGACGGCACCTCGCCTTCGCACGGTGCCGATACCCACGGGCCCTCGGCGGTGATCCGCTCGCTGACCAAGCTCGACCATACGATGTCCGGCGGCACATTGCTGAATCAGAGATTCCTGCCGAGCCTGCTGAAGCGCGACGAGGACATCAGGAAGCTCGCCGCGCTGATCCGCGGCTACTTTACCCTCGGCGGGCACCACATCCAGTTCAATATTGTTGACACCGCCACCCTCAGGGCGGCGCAGGCACACCCCGAGGACTACAAGGATCTGCTGGTGCGCATGGCCGGCTACAGCGACTACTTCAACGATATGAACGTCGATCTGCAGCAGGAGATCATCGAACGGACGGAGAACGAGGGTTTCTGAAAAATCTTTGGGCCACCAAGACACCAAGAGCGCCAAGAAATCCTTGAAAACATGGAAGTCCCCGGATGGAAAAAGGACGGACCAGAAAACACGTGTCCAGCCAATCGTTTTTGGCTTTTTTAACTCTCCGGATTGAATTGCTTTTGCCTCTCTTGGTGTCCTTGGTGTCTTGGTGGCCAAAACAATGCTTATGAATAAAAACCTCATCTTCGATATCAAGCGCTACGCCATCAACGACGGTCCCGGCATCCGCGTGACCGTTTTCTTCAAGGGCTGTCCCCTCGCCTGCCGCTGGTGCCACAACCCGGAGAGCCTTTCCCCGCAGGCGCAGAAGCTGTTCACCGCCGCTCGCTGCATCGGTTGCGGCGAGTGCGTCAAAAGGTGTCCCGAACAGGCCTGTGAGTTGACTCCGGCGGGGATCGTCACCGATCTTGAACGCTGCCGGGTGTGCGGCGCCTGTGCCGAGATCTGCCCGTCGACGGCGAGCGAGATCTCCGGCCGCGCCTACGGCGTCGAGGAACTGCTGGCGATCATCGAGAAGGAGCGGCCCTTTTTCGATCAATCGGGCGGCGGGGTGACCTTCTCCGGCGGCGAACCGCTGCAGCATCCTGAATTTCTGCTCGAACTGCTTGCCGCCTGCGGAGCGCGCGGTATCCATCGGATCGTCGATACCTCGGGACTGGCCAGCCGGGAGGTTCTGCTCAAGGTGGCGGAGCGGACCGAGCTGTTCCTTTACGACCTGAAGTTGCTGGATGCCGAACGACACCGGCAGTGGACCGGGGTCGACAATGCCCCGATCCTCGCCAACCTGCGGGCTCTGGCGGCCACCGGCGCCGAGATCCGCATCCGCATCCCGCTGATCAGGGGAGTCAACGACGATCCCGCCAATATCGAGGCGACCGCCCGCTTCATCGATGGACTGGTCGGAGGACCGAAGCTGGTCGACCTGCTGCCCTACCATGGGATCGCGGTCGGCAAGCATGTCAGGCTGGGTGGCGAGTACCGTGCCGAGGGCATGTCTGAACCGACTGCCGATGACCTGGAGCGGGTGATTGCCGGGTTCGCGGAACATGGGGTGTTGGCGGCAGTCGGGGGATAGATTTTTCTTCTGGCCCCCGAATCCCGGCTCCTGTATTCTCCATCTTTTCCCCGTAACCGTCTATTTTTCATGATCGCATCCACCGAGCGTCTGACATATTCCCGCATCTTCCGCTTCTGGTCGCCGCTGGCGACCACCTGGCTGCTGATGGCGGCTGAGGGGCCGTTGCTGGCGGCACTGATCGCCCGTATGGAGGCCCCGGTGCCGAACCTGGCGGCGTTCGGCGTGGCGTACGCTTTCGCCCTGGTGGCCGAGGCGCCGGTGATCATGCTGATGAGCGCCGCGACCGCCCTCTGTCGTGACGCGGAATCCTACCGGCGGTTGCGGAATTTCACCCTGCTGTTGAGCGGCGGGGTGACGCTGCTGCTCGGAACGCTGGTGATTCCGACGGTTTTCGACCGGATCTGCGTGCAGTGGATCGGCCTGCCGCTCGAAATCGCCGAACCGACCTGGCAGGCGCTGCTCTGGCTGCTGCCCTGGCCCGGTGCGATCGGGCTGCGGCGCTTCTACCAGGGGGTGCTGATCGCCGACGGCCGGACCCGACGGGTCACGGTCGGTACCCTGGCGCGGGTCAGTTCGATGGCGGTCAGCGGATTTACTCTGGCGGCGGTCGGGGTGTTGCCCGGCGCGGCGGCCGGCGGCCTGGCCCTGGCGGTCGGCGTGGTCGCCGAAATGCTGGTGGCACGGCGCCTGACCCGCCCTTCAATCAAACGGCTGCTGCGGCTGTCGGGAGAAGGAGAACCCCTCGATTTTCGCGGCATCACGCGGTTTTACCTGCCGTTGGCGATGACCCCGTTCATTGCCCTGAGCGTGCAGCCGGTGGTCACTTTTTTTCTCGGCCGGGGACGTTTTCCCCTCGAATCACTGGCGGTGCTGCCGGTTCTCTACGGCCTGACCTTCATCTTCCGCGCTCTCGGGCTCTCCTATCAGGAGGCGGCCATCGCCCTGGTCGGGCGCAAGCTGGAGCATCGCCGCGAGGGAGGACGCTTCGCCCTTGTTCTGGGCCTTTTCTGTGTCGCCACGCTCGCCCTGATCGCCCTGACGCCGCTGGCAGACCTCTGGTTGCGGGGGATCTCCGGATTGGAACCGGACCTGGCGGATTTCGCCCGTCTGCCGCTGATGCTGATGTGCCTGTTGCCGGGGATGACGGTCTGGATCACCTGGCAGCGTTCACTGCTGGTGCTGGCCAAGCGCACCACCCCGGTCTCGACCGCTACGGCGGTGGAGGCACTGGCCATTCTGGTGCTGCTGGCGTTGTTCATCCCTTGGCTCGACTGGCCGGGGATCACCATCGCCGCCCTGGCCCTGACCGTCGGGCGGATGCTTGGTATCTTCTACCTGATGCCGCACTGTCGACGCCTGGCGGAGGTCCCGGTTTCAACATGAGTTCGACTGCCGATCATAATGCCACCGTCGGGGTCTTTTTCGTCCTCGGCGCGGCCCTGCTCTGGGGCACCACCGGCACTGCCCAGGCGTTCGCCCCGGTCGGCTTCGATCCGCTGGTGATTGGCACCCTGCGGCTGGTGGTCGGCGGCATCGCCCTGCTTGTGCTGGCCGGCAGTCGTCGGGAAATCGGTCCTCCGGGAGACTGGAAGCCGTTGCCGGTGTGCCTCGCCGCGCTGTTTACCGCCGGTTACCAGCTTTGCTTCTTTGCCGCCGTCGCCCGTACCGGTGTGGTTGTCGGCACCATTGTCGGTATCGGTTCCTCGCCGATCGCCGGCGGCATTCTCGGGTACCTGTTTCGCGGCGAACGTCCCGGCAGGCGCTGGGGGGTGGCGACTGCCCTGGCGATTGTCGGCTGCGGGCTGCTCAGTCTCGGCGGCGGCCCGTTGCGGGCCGATCCGCTCGGGATCCTGCTGGCGCTGGGGGCCGGCGCCTCCTATGCCGCCTATACCCTGTCCATCAAGGGGTTGCTGGATGATCATTCGCCCAACGCGGTGATGGCGGTGGTGGTCTCTGTCGCCGCGCTGCTGCTTGTCCCGATATTGATCGGCCGTGATCTTGACTGGCTGCTGCAGCCGCGGGCGCTGCTGGTGGTGCTGCACCTGGGGCTGGCGACCATGGCACTCTCCTACTGGCTCTTTGCCCGCGGCCTGCAGCGGGTGCCGATCGCCACCGCGGTAACCCTGTCACTGGCGGAACCGATGACCGCCAGCCTGCTGGGCATTTTCGTCCTCGGCGAGGTCCTCTCCCCGCAGGCGTTCACGGGTATCGGCCTGATCTTTTCCGGGCTGCTGATGCTGGTGCTGCCGGCCGGTCTGCGGTTGCGCGGCAAGGGGAGGGGAATCCTGTGAAAAACCAGCGTCGGGCGATGTTCTACGGTCTGGCCGCCGTGCTGCTCTGGTCGACGGTCGCCTCGGCTTTCAAGCTCTCGTTGCGTTATCTCGAACCGGCCCACCTGCTGCTCTACTCCGGCGCTTTTTCGACCCTGCTGCTGGGGGGGATTCTTGTCGTCCAGGGTAAATTGGGGCGGATTTTTCACTGCAGTCGGCGCGAATACGGCATGTCGCTGCTGCTCGGTCTGCTCAATCCTTTTCTCTACTACCTGGTGCTGTTCAAGGCCTATGACCTGCTGCCGGCCCAGCAGGCCCAGCCGCTCAACTACACCTGGGCGATCACCCTCAGCCTGCTGGCGATTCCGTTGCTGGGACAGAAATTCAAGGGGCAGGAATTCGTGGCGCTGCTGCTCAGCTATGCCGGGGTGGTGGTGATCTCCACCGAGGGGGATATCCTCGGGTTGAATTTCACCGAACCGCTCGGGGTTGTCCTGGCATTGGTCAGTACGGTCATCTGGTCGCTCTACTGGATTTTCAACACCCGCGACCAGCGCGACCCGGTGGTGGCACTGCTGGTCAATTTTCTCTTCAGTTTCCCCTTCGTCCTCGGTTACAGCCTGCTGTTCACCGACCTGCGGATGCCGCCGTTGCCGGGATTGCTCGGCGCCGCTTACGTCGGCACCTTCGAGATGGGGTTCTGCTTCGTCCTCTGGCTGCTGGCGATGCGTTATGCCGAGAGTACGGCGCGGATCAGCAACCTGATCTTCATCTCCCCCTTCCTGTCGCTGGTGCTGATTCATTTCCTGGTCGGAGAGCGGATTCTGCCGGCGACCCTGGTCGGTCTGGTGCTGATCGTTGCCGGGTTGCTGGTGCAGCAGGTCGGAATAAAAGCTAAGGCGGCCAAGGGTTGAGGGCCAAGGGCGAAGGGCCAAGGGCGAAGGGTCGGTGGAACGGGGGCCGTCCTGGCTTGTCCCCCGCAATCAAAAAGGAGTGATTGTATGAGTGAATGTCCGAACTGTCCCGAATGCGGGTCCGAGTATGCCTATGAAGACCGGGGGTTGTTTGTCTGTCCGGAGTGCGCCCACGAGTGGTCGGCTGCGGCCGGCGGTGACGAGGAGCAACAGAAGGTCTGGCGCGACGCCCACGGCAATGTGCTGGCAGACGGCGACACCGTGACCGTGATCAAGGATCTGAAAATCAAGGGCTCCTCGGCGGTGGTCAAGGTCGGCACCAAGGTGAAGAATATCCGCCTGGTCGACGGCGATCATGACATCGACTGCAAAATTCCGGGCATCGGGGCGATGGGGTTGAAGTCGGAGTTTGTGAAGAAGGGGTAGGGGCAGCAGTCAGTTATAAGCTGTCAGTTGGCAGAGCCAGGGGGCAGGTACAGATGTTACCTGCCCCCTGTTGTTCGCGGTATTTCACATCTTACATCTCCGGAAAGTCCACGGGCCAGTCCCCCTCATTCAAGGGGACTGTCCCCGTGGACTTTCCGCCGGGTTTCATGCTCCCGCGGCCGGTTTGACCGCCACCCCCCGCAGTGCCCGGCGTACGATGATCGGTACTCCTTCCATGCGCAGATCCTCCATGGTTTCCACTTCGAACCCGGCTTCACCGATCAGCTCCCCGGTGGCTCGGGTCAGGTGACAGTTGCCGCAGGTGCGTTTCCAGAGGGGTTCCAGGGTGTGCTGCCAGAAACTGATGCCGGGGTGTTCGGAGAGGACATGTTCGAGGAAATGGAGCCTTCCGCCGGGGCGCAGCACCCGGTGGATTTCCCGCAGGGCGACGGCGGGGTCCTTGACCGAACAGAGGACCAGGGTCGAGATCACGGCGTCGAAGCTTCCGTCGGGGAAATCGAGCTGTTCCGCGCCGCAGGTGAGCAGTTCCGGTGGAGCCGGCTGCCGGTCGAGCTTCTTTTCCAGCCGGATACGCATGTAGGGGTCGGGTTCACTCAGCACCAGGCGTTCGACCGTGGCGGGGTAGTGGGGCAGGTTGAGTCCGGTGCCGCTGCCGATTTCCAGCACCGTACCGGTGACTCCGGTCAGCAGTTCCCGCCGCCAGCGGCCGAGAAAGCGGCGCTCGGCGCCGGCGATGGCGCGGTCGTAAACGGCGGCCAGCAGCCGTGCCGGGAGATCGGCCATCATTTGCGATAACGGCCGAGCAGCTCGGCGCGGTCGAGGATGTGTCCCCGCATGGCGCGGCGCAGCTGTTCGGCGCCCGGCGGTCGGGAAAAATCGAGTCGGCGGTCGAGAGCGAACAGCCGGAAGATATAACGATGAGTGCCGGAGGGTGGACAGGGCCCGCCGTAGCCGGTTACGCCCCAGCTGTTGCGACCGCTGCCGCTGTCCGGCGGCAGTTTCGTCAGTTTCTCGGGCAGGCCGGGCAACCGCGGCGGCAGGTTGTAGAGCAGCCAGTGGACCCAGGTGCCGGCCGGGGCGTCCGGGTCGGTCAGGGTCAGGACCAGGCTTTCGGCGGTTGCCGGGACCCCGGTCCAGCTCAATGGTGGTGAGATATTTTCACCGGTGCAGGTGTAGACGCCCGGGATTGCCGCCTGGCCGGCAAAGGCCGCTGAACGCAATTCCAGGGCGTTGGCGGTCGCTCCCAGCATCAGGACCAGTATCAGGGTGCAACAGAATCGAACAGAACCGTTCATCTCAGGCCTTCCTCAGCGGGTCAGGCTGCGGTAATGGATGCGGTGCGGCTGGTCGGCGTCCCTGCCGTGGCGTTTCTTGAAATCCTCTTCGTATTCCGAATAGTTCCCCTCGAACCAGACGGTCTGTGAATCTCCCTCGAAGGCGAGAATGTGGGTGGCGATGCGGTCGAGAAACCAGCGGTCGTGGCTGATCACCACCGCGCAGCCGGCGAAGTTCTCCAGCGCCTC
This window encodes:
- the hypD gene encoding trans-4-hydroxy-L-proline dehydratase, with the protein product MNPRIQRLRKLSVETEPSLSIERALHETAFYKENYGKYAIPVLRALNFLDHCQKKTIYIGDDELIVGERGPKPKAVPTFPELTCHSVEDFQILRSREQQRYTISDEDIETYAREVIPYWQGRTVRERIFSHVPDEWRAAYQAGLFTEFMEQRAPGHTALDGTIYQCGMLDFKRRIAERIVALDFLHDPEATDKLEELKAMEISCDAVILFAERHAERAEQMAEEEVDPQRAAELREIARVCRKVPAHKPDSFHEAIQMYWFVHLGTITELNGWDAMNPGHFDQHLAPFYAREIAAGTLTREQAKELLCCFWIKVNNHPAPPKVGITARESGTYNDFTNLNIGGITADGRDGVSEVSYIMLEIIEELHILQPGNAVHVSRVTPDRFLEAACRVIRQGHGYPSVFNPDIYVVELLRQGKSLRDAREGGCSGCIEVGAFGKEAFILTGYLNVPKILEITLNNGVDPLTGKRVGIETGDPRDFESYEDLYAAFVRQLNHIVDLKIRVSNYIDRMFARYAPAPFLSVVIADCIDKGRDYYGAGPRYNTNYIQCTGLGTVTDSLSALKTHVFEQRTCSMDQLLAALAKNFEGEEFLRQTLVNKTPCFGNDDDRADDIALQVYADLLKAIDGKPNTKGESFHLNMLSTTCHIYFGKMLGATPNGRLAGKSISDGTSPSHGADTHGPSAVIRSLTKLDHTMSGGTLLNQRFLPSLLKRDEDIRKLAALIRGYFTLGGHHIQFNIVDTATLRAAQAHPEDYKDLLVRMAGYSDYFNDMNVDLQQEIIERTENEGF
- a CDS encoding zinc ribbon domain-containing protein YjdM, producing the protein MSECPNCPECGSEYAYEDRGLFVCPECAHEWSAAAGGDEEQQKVWRDAHGNVLADGDTVTVIKDLKIKGSSAVVKVGTKVKNIRLVDGDHDIDCKIPGIGAMGLKSEFVKKG
- a CDS encoding glycyl-radical enzyme activating protein — translated: MNKNLIFDIKRYAINDGPGIRVTVFFKGCPLACRWCHNPESLSPQAQKLFTAARCIGCGECVKRCPEQACELTPAGIVTDLERCRVCGACAEICPSTASEISGRAYGVEELLAIIEKERPFFDQSGGGVTFSGGEPLQHPEFLLELLAACGARGIHRIVDTSGLASREVLLKVAERTELFLYDLKLLDAERHRQWTGVDNAPILANLRALAATGAEIRIRIPLIRGVNDDPANIEATARFIDGLVGGPKLVDLLPYHGIAVGKHVRLGGEYRAEGMSEPTADDLERVIAGFAEHGVLAAVGG
- a CDS encoding YbhB/YbcL family Raf kinase inhibitor-like protein — protein: MNGSVRFCCTLILVLMLGATANALELRSAAFAGQAAIPGVYTCTGENISPPLSWTGVPATAESLVLTLTDPDAPAGTWVHWLLYNLPPRLPGLPEKLTKLPPDSGSGRNSWGVTGYGGPCPPSGTHRYIFRLFALDRRLDFSRPPGAEQLRRAMRGHILDRAELLGRYRK
- a CDS encoding class I SAM-dependent methyltransferase, with translation MMADLPARLLAAVYDRAIAGAERRFLGRWRRELLTGVTGTVLEIGSGTGLNLPHYPATVERLVLSEPDPYMRIRLEKKLDRQPAPPELLTCGAEQLDFPDGSFDAVISTLVLCSVKDPAVALREIHRVLRPGGRLHFLEHVLSEHPGISFWQHTLEPLWKRTCGNCHLTRATGELIGEAGFEVETMEDLRMEGVPIIVRRALRGVAVKPAAGA
- a CDS encoding DMT family transporter; the protein is MKNQRRAMFYGLAAVLLWSTVASAFKLSLRYLEPAHLLLYSGAFSTLLLGGILVVQGKLGRIFHCSRREYGMSLLLGLLNPFLYYLVLFKAYDLLPAQQAQPLNYTWAITLSLLAIPLLGQKFKGQEFVALLLSYAGVVVISTEGDILGLNFTEPLGVVLALVSTVIWSLYWIFNTRDQRDPVVALLVNFLFSFPFVLGYSLLFTDLRMPPLPGLLGAAYVGTFEMGFCFVLWLLAMRYAESTARISNLIFISPFLSLVLIHFLVGERILPATLVGLVLIVAGLLVQQVGIKAKAAKG
- a CDS encoding DMT family transporter, whose amino-acid sequence is MSSTADHNATVGVFFVLGAALLWGTTGTAQAFAPVGFDPLVIGTLRLVVGGIALLVLAGSRREIGPPGDWKPLPVCLAALFTAGYQLCFFAAVARTGVVVGTIVGIGSSPIAGGILGYLFRGERPGRRWGVATALAIVGCGLLSLGGGPLRADPLGILLALGAGASYAAYTLSIKGLLDDHSPNAVMAVVVSVAALLLVPILIGRDLDWLLQPRALLVVLHLGLATMALSYWLFARGLQRVPIATAVTLSLAEPMTASLLGIFVLGEVLSPQAFTGIGLIFSGLLMLVLPAGLRLRGKGRGIL